The sequence below is a genomic window from bacterium.
TCGACGTCTCAGCACCGAAAAACCTCCGCACCTGGGCTTTCTTTGCCGCAAGCGTCGCAATTGGCTACCTGATGGCATTCTCAATAGACCTGTTGGTCGGCGTCGCCGCCTTCTTCGTCGAGTACAATGTCGAGCTCTCATGGACAGTTGACATGACTGTCCGTCTGCTCGCCGGGCTTCTGATCCCGCTTGATTTCTTCCCTGAGAGAATCGCCGCAATCCTGCTCCATTCGCCGTTCAGATACATCTATTTCCTGCCGATCCAAATCTACCTCGGGCGCATCTCGAGCGAGGAGATAATTCCAGCTCTTATGACGGGGACGCTATGGCTGATTGGGATGCTCATTGCTGGACATGTTCTTTACTTGATCGGCACAAGGCGCCTGACCATCCAGGGCGGATGAAAGACATGTATATCAAAGGTCACTTTCTGAGTTAAGAGGCGGCAATACATGTGAAGAACCTTCCCCACATCATCAGTATCGTGGCCTCATTCATTGCGCAGCGTGCGAAGATGTCGATGGCGTATCGGTTCGATTTTTTCATAAGCACGGTGTCCACGATAGCGTTCGGCGTGATGAACATCTCGCTTCTTTACGCGATCTGCTCTAGAATTCCAACGCTTCTGGGCTGGTCGTTCTATGAGCTCCTGCTGATCTATGGATTAGGCGAGCTCAACTTCGGCGTGTTCGCCATGTTCTTCACCTTCCTCTATCGCGTGCCGTCGCACTACATCGTCGAGGGAAAGCTCGACCAGAAGCTCACCCGGCCTGTGCCAATCTACCTACAACTGGCTGCCGAGGGGTTCAATTTCAAGGACATAATCATAGTCGCAAAAGGTTTAGGCATCGTCATCTACGCCTCAGCACAACTCTCGCTCGACATCTCACTCTCTCGACAGCTGATGATTGCCTTGCTCTGCATGAGTGCGGTCGCAATCTACGCCTCGGTATTCACGATATTCGCCTCGTTCTCATTCTGGGTAATGGACCGAACGGGCTTCTTCAATCCCCTGTTTCCGATTAGCGACTTCTCGCGATTCCCATTGACGATCTACCCGCTTGGCATCCGCCTCTTCTTGACGTGGCTCATCCCCTTCGCATTCGTGGCGTTCTATCCCGCAACGGTCCTCTTGGACCGTGGTGAGTTCCTGACGATGGCAAGCATTGCGCCCCTCGTCGCACTAGTTTTTGTGCTTATCGCCTCGCGCGTCTGGAAAGCAGGTCTCGCCCGCTACGAGTCAACAGGCACCTAAGAGGGGCTCGGACCGCAGGGTCTGAGGGGGAAGCCACTGAGTTCTTGCCAATAATGTCGCATCGGCCTCGTCCCAATCTAAAGTCCGCATCTGATTCTGTCCAGCAATGGCGCTTGCCCAAGCTGCTCCCATCGCTTTGTCCGGCTGAAGGTCATGAGGGGTGTATTCCTTTGTGAGAATCAACGGCTTAAAAACACTGGAATAAGAAGCGGGAATGCGCCAATAATCGGATATTGCACAGGGACTTTGGTGCGGGATAAGCGCCTGGCATGGTGACGTCGGTTTGATTGCTATGCGGTCTGAAGAGACGTGGCAAACGGAAATATCTTCTCTGAAAGGAGAATCCTAATGCTGAAGCGATTCAGAAAATCATCCAGAACGGTCGGCTTGCCTCCGGGCACACCTGTTTACACGGGAGAGATAAGAAAAGAAGAGAAGGTCAGAATCACGCTCTTCAAATATGACGAGTCGCAATTCCAGGAAAGAGAAGTAGATGACATCGAGAGGGGCTTCCGGCTTTCGGAGAATCTGACCGTAAGCTGGATCAACATCGATGGGATTCACAGGCCCGAGATCGTCCAACAGGTTGCTCAGCAATTTGGCCTCCACTCACTGACAGTCGAGGATATCGTCAACATCCACCAACGTCCCAAGGTCGAGGAGTTCGAATCCTACGTCTTTGTGGTCCTCAAGATGCTCTATCTCGACGAGGCGACAGACCAGGTGATCGCTGAGCAGATTAGCATCGTACTTGGCTCGGGCTTCGTTCTGTCGTTTCAGGAACGTGAAGGAGACGTATTCAAAAGCATCCGAGATAGGATACGCGGCGCTAACGCACGCATCAGGCACAAGGGCGCCGATTACCTTGCTTATTGCCTAATTGACGCCGTTGTTGATCATTACTTCACGATTCTGGAGCGCATGGGGGACGATATCGAGAAACTGGAAGAGCAGATTCTGAGCGAGCCCTCAAGGGAGACGCTTCAAGGCATCTGGCGGTCTAAGAGCGAGATCATGTTCATCAGGCGATGCATTTGGCCATTGAGAGAGGTGATCGGTGGCCTTCAAAGGCTCGAAAGCTCACTTGTTCAGGAATCCACAAACCTGTTCTTGAGAGATGCCCACGATCATATCATCCAGATCATCGATACCGTTGAGTCCTTTAGGGACACCCTCACAGGGATGCTTGACACGTATCTTTCGACAATCAGCAACAGGATGAATGAAGTGATGAAGGTACTGACCATCATCGCAACGATATTCATCCCGCTGACTTTCATCGCAGGAGTCTATGGGATGAATTTCAAATTCATGCCGGAGCTCGAGTGGGGTTTTGGCTATTTCGCGGTTCTGATTGCGATGGGCATCGTTGCGTTAGGGATGGTAATCTATTTCTTCAGGAAAAAGTGGTTTTAAGTAGCGCTGAGCCCTGGCTCGCATCAGCCCGCGAGCCCAGCGACGAATCGCCTCAGTAGGCCCCAACTAAGCCGACCGGAGAGCGAGGACCAAAACACGGAGCTCATCCGGTCGAAGGGATCATAGTTGAACGCCTTAGTGTCGCCGCCCGCCTGCTTGGCGGTCTTATCCGTCATGGAGAGAGGCTCATCAACCCACGGCCCGTGCGTGTATTCTTTATTCACCGTTGACCAGTCCGAGTTATACTTCTGAATGACGTCGTTTCTATCGTAGAAGAACTTACGCGTGCCCGAGGCGTCCGTCAAGCTGAGGCGCTTGCCATTCTGAATCACGGTGTAAAGCTGGCAATGACCTCCCCGCCGAGCCTTTGGATCACAATCTCACGCGAGGTAGAATCGTAATAGACCATCTCCATAAGGTCCACATCCCAGGCTGAGACCCTGAGCGATGTCGGTTTCGGCAGAACTACTCTCTCAAGCAGCTCACCGCTGATACTGAAGACCCTCGCGCCGACCACCATCTTCGTTGTGCCCGGGAGGCCGTCTTTCTGAGATTGACCTTCTGTTTCGAGGAAGCCTATGTTGCCCGACGCAATGCCGGCTTTGAACTGGTCACCAACCCAGTCCACTAGCATTCTCAACTCTCCTGTCGCTACGTCGTATGACCAAAGAGCAGGCGCGCTTCCCACTTGGGCAAGGTTCTGTCTCGAAAAGAACACCCTCCTAGCATCAGCCGTGATACCTAGCAGCTTCACAACCCCATCAGCTATGGCCCTGCCATCCTGACAAAGCACTCCCGGGGCGTTTGGTCTCTCAATGTCAACGCCCGCCCAGACCATTTGGCGGTCCTTGAGCAAGAACATCCCGTCTCTGACGTGACGCACACCGTCAGGTGCCAACTCCGTTTCAGCCGTTCCGACCGAAACTAATACATGCTTCGATTGGTCCGAAGAATCCGGAGCAATGTCAATCGATATTGCAGCAAGACGACCGTCTAAGATGTTGTAGCGATCGAAGCAAAACAGTCTCTTATCCGGCGCGCCTTGAATTAACTCGCAGCATTGCATAGTCATGGGATCGAGTTGCCATAAGGAAGTCATGGCTTCGTGGCCGCCGTTGAATGTGGTAAAGCAGTACGGGCCATTTGGCGCTGTCATGACAAACGTAGGCAACTGCCTCTGACCAGAAGTGAAGATGTCGCACAGCCGTTTTCGCTTCACGTTACCTTCGGGGTCCCATGAGAATCCCCGTACCGACCCGTTTGTGAATCTGGGGAAGCCCATCGAGTCTTTGGCTGGGCGGAGCTTCACATAAAGTGCCTCCCTCCTCCCCGGAATGATCGCGAGCTCTGACACAGTGACGGGCCCTTGACGCGGCTGCGTCAAAAGAAACACTACGAGGAGGATACCCAACAAAGCGGTGCCCATAACGAACTTCAAGACTACCCGCCCAGATGATGCAGATTCAGGCATGTCGTGGGCTTCTCCTATGGTCTTCACCGGGCGAAGCAACAGTTCAATCGGAGCCAAGCTCTTCTTTCCATCGATCAGGGTGATAGTCTTCTGACCGTGAAATGTCTATTCTTCCGGACCTGCAAACGAGTCCTCGCGCAAGCGAGGCGAAGGAGACCCAGCCTAACCAACCTACCCGGAGGCGTCATTGCTAGAAGAAAAGGTCCCAAACCGATTTGATGGTCCAGACGGCCGCTCCAACGTAGGCCCACACCTTCTCCCCTATTTCAGTGTCGTTCTTTGCTGCAAGGGCGAAGCCCTTTGCAACGTCTTCAGCACTCCCGCATTTACCCTTGCCATCCTTACCCACATATCCGATCACATCTCCATTCTCGTCGTAGAGCGGCATCTCCTCGTCTCCGTCCTTCTCCTCGTCCCAGTCTCGCTCCTCGTTGCCCTCCTCGCTATCCTTGACCTTTATGCTTCCGTCTTCCTTCTTAGTCGCTTTCTTAGTCATGAAAGCCCATATCGGATCCCAGCATGGAGGTCGCACGCCAGGGCCACACGGCCTGGCGCATGATTCTGCATCCAATCCAATTGACGCCCCGGCAATCAGGCCAAAGGGATCGGTGAAGTTGGTGG
It includes:
- the corA gene encoding magnesium/cobalt transporter CorA, whose amino-acid sequence is MLKRFRKSSRTVGLPPGTPVYTGEIRKEEKVRITLFKYDESQFQEREVDDIERGFRLSENLTVSWINIDGIHRPEIVQQVAQQFGLHSLTVEDIVNIHQRPKVEEFESYVFVVLKMLYLDEATDQVIAEQISIVLGSGFVLSFQEREGDVFKSIRDRIRGANARIRHKGADYLAYCLIDAVVDHYFTILERMGDDIEKLEEQILSEPSRETLQGIWRSKSEIMFIRRCIWPLREVIGGLQRLESSLVQESTNLFLRDAHDHIIQIIDTVESFRDTLTGMLDTYLSTISNRMNEVMKVLTIIATIFIPLTFIAGVYGMNFKFMPELEWGFGYFAVLIAMGIVALGMVIYFFRKKWF
- a CDS encoding ABC-2 family transporter protein; this translates as MKNLPHIISIVASFIAQRAKMSMAYRFDFFISTVSTIAFGVMNISLLYAICSRIPTLLGWSFYELLLIYGLGELNFGVFAMFFTFLYRVPSHYIVEGKLDQKLTRPVPIYLQLAAEGFNFKDIIIVAKGLGIVIYASAQLSLDISLSRQLMIALLCMSAVAIYASVFTIFASFSFWVMDRTGFFNPLFPISDFSRFPLTIYPLGIRLFLTWLIPFAFVAFYPATVLLDRGEFLTMASIAPLVALVFVLIASRVWKAGLARYESTGT
- a CDS encoding ABC-2 family transporter protein, yielding MRSLAGSLIKVGILETLAFRLKPLMDLSAYPVIMLANYCLYSAIFANSEMVAGYTVAQAITYMGIAWMLRSAFKTQTDRLIGNRVRSGDIALDLMRPIYYPSLVFWQGLGRSLGRALFISVPLVVFSAVFLDVSAPKNLRTWAFFAASVAIGYLMAFSIDLLVGVAAFFVEYNVELSWTVDMTVRLLAGLLIPLDFFPERIAAILLHSPFRYIYFLPIQIYLGRISSEEIIPALMTGTLWLIGMLIAGHVLYLIGTRRLTIQGG